The Pseudophaeobacter arcticus DSM 23566 genome includes a region encoding these proteins:
- a CDS encoding TetR/AcrR family transcriptional regulator: MARTQGSHSDITGPRIRRAALRLFAQHGYAAVSMRQIAKEVGVQAGALYNYIPDKQSLLHSLMEGHMRELLAAWQEQEKPQDALALLEQFVRFHIGFHMQRSDEVFIAYMELRNLSDENFAAIESLRRTYEDALEAVLKQGVEEGQFTLADTKIATLAVIAMLNGVMTWYRSGGRLSLDEVENVYWDMVRKSVTA; encoded by the coding sequence ATGGCACGTACGCAAGGTTCACATTCTGATATCACCGGCCCACGCATCCGCCGCGCGGCGCTGCGGCTGTTTGCGCAGCATGGCTATGCGGCGGTTTCGATGCGGCAGATTGCCAAGGAGGTCGGCGTTCAGGCCGGGGCCTTGTATAACTACATCCCGGACAAGCAAAGCCTGCTGCACTCCTTGATGGAGGGCCACATGCGTGAGCTTTTGGCGGCTTGGCAGGAACAGGAAAAACCACAGGACGCCCTGGCGCTGCTGGAGCAGTTTGTCCGCTTTCACATCGGGTTTCATATGCAGCGCTCTGATGAGGTTTTTATCGCCTATATGGAGCTGCGCAACCTGAGCGATGAGAATTTTGCAGCCATCGAGTCCCTGCGACGGACCTATGAGGACGCGCTGGAAGCGGTGCTGAAGCAAGGGGTCGAGGAGGGGCAGTTCACCCTGGCGGATACCAAGATCGCCACTCTGGCGGTGATTGCCATGCTGAACGGTGTGATGACCTGGTATCGCAGCGGCGGGCGTCTGTCGCTCGACGAGGTGGAAAATGTCTATTGGGACATGGTTCGCAAATCCGTCACCGCCTGA